GCCATTCTCATATTTGGGTGTTGTTACAGAGACAGCGCCATGTATTTGTCCCATCCATGTCGCTTACACTGTACACCTACTACTGCCCTGTCCTCCTGACAGCCCAATTCTTACTGACACACGATGAaagcttaaaggggtgattgagtgattatatagggtattttacactgttccttaaggtctcctaatagggtatgtaacattggttgggctgaaaattgcccgaatgctattttagtaggcccttaactaccctgtgaatatggctttatttggaacaagagcttttcttccaaatatggtatgctcatgaatatttagatgagctgcgcgctgatttgtttgagcgaaccccatagaaacacattggagacaaGACAGCAgttctcatatttcagacactgcaaagttatacattgtttgtcgggctatttcgttattaaattcacttctgagacttttttaagcaagaaatcaactatataaagctcaaatatgggccgttttacgaaaattgatggctaatgcaaatttggtaagatgtgtcggactttaggagctccacacagcgGACAAAgcagcaacctccatacccagtgaaagtcaccttttctcggttactggacgaccggggctcggggctccgctgagctccggagctgcaagctaggctatgtgtcccatttaatcccatgggaaaagatcgttgctacactttcggcataactttcgtatatttacagtttgaatttcatcatgccacttacataacatataccccaaggtcttataaagctaacaatggtgtccgatttgaatttaatgaatttttgtgaacattaggggtttcgttagctgcgactgtcccttcaatcctatgggtaaagatcgcggctagctgcaggccctggagctccatcagggcctcggcattttgtagtccagtaacagagaaacagtgactttgcgcgggtatggagcgcagcgggcttcccttcgtgacggagatccagctagctcacagcgagccggagtctatgaagtagatacgctgggcggcgaggcagcaccggccgctgtcacgtagcctgctgagctcctgctgaactacgacacacagtcggacaaaatttgcaattagccatcaattttcgtaaaacggcccatatttgacctgtacatagttgatttcttgcataaaaaaagtctcagaagtgaatttagtaatgcaaGAGCAGGCGAACAACGTAAAAAGTGTCTGAGATTTGCGCAACCTAGATTTAGAAGACTAACTGACCTCAAATCAGTTAGTGGCCTATATAAATTTTGGGGCGttacaaagatagagactagagccaaatgaggaggagcagccgagttgacgtcaactaggcggctcgttgagatttgcccattttcagaggcagtttcaaactgtgagatttgcagaggaaagaggtgtcaatgggattttgaggttctatgtatgtcctagttacccactaaactgtcattattcaactatgacaaggtaaaatcggttttgcattcaatcacccctttaagtgtGGTGTTTTAGGGTTATCGTGGTAGTTACAACACCATTTGTGAAACTTAGTAGAAAACCACAACTTTTTTATGAGGTGGGCAGGTGGATTAGTACTGGGATAGTCTATATCCTAggtgttccacttccgggattgccctggtgctgcaggaaattccgctggatgcatatattttccgtttccttctgctttctttgtgttgaaatttaaaatttcggtggatttatgaggactactgttgactgctcctcagatctctgcatggtaaattgagacagctagctagactatctgtccaatctaagttttctctcgcacgactattttgcagcggctctgtgcagagtttagcaccgcccatgacgattctgattggtttaaagaaatgccattaaaccagagcacgtttcctcccatccccgaatgctatgtgaaGTAGCCAGACCTATCTTCAGCACGCTatggagggtctggcaaagcgagctTAGTACAGGGATAACTTAAGCATCCTTTTTAAAAGGTAGGTTATCTAGATACACAAAGTTTGGCTAGGGCAGGTTCAgcataaatacagtttaacaTGAGCAGAACTAGTACAGTGCATGACTACACATCTCATCACAGGAACCACtgtacaaaagaaagaaaaaaaaataaccatgGTCTCTGTGGCaacacattatatattatattcttCAATGCCTTTCCTTGGCTCCATGGCAACTGCCAGACCTTTAGCTTGAACTCATTTTACTGTACATCAATAAAACGCTGACATCTGTCCAATCGAGAGTGATTTGGCTGTATCCAGCAGGTTAAACAGCTGCCCCCACTTCATCGTAGTCCCACCAAGAACAATTAATGAGAACAGATGATTCTCCTCAGATCATTATGCTACAAATTACATTAGTAATTCCATTCACTTGCTTTGAATCAAGTGGCGAAATGATGCAAGCTGATACACATGGTTCATGACCAGAAGAACTATTTTAGAGCTGAACAAAGACTTCAGCAACAGTTATTTTGTTCTGTAAAATATTGGGACATGAATATTTAAATGACTAAAAAGGTGAAAGAATGGAAATCCTAACTCATGACCGCTCTGTCAGTATGCCTGAATAACAAGTCTACCCTAATAGATGACTGCAAAAAGGCccatacattacatacagtagTGTGACTATGTTTAACCAAACCAACAGATTCAAAGAGGGAGAATATTAAACCAcaatcaaaacgatgctgaaagaCTCAAATGTAAAGCCAACTGCCTTCTACTGCTCACGGGTAATCTTCATAATGACAAAAGGCATGATGTCTGTAATACACACATCACTGaggaaaataaatacacaaaacaacagAAGGAATACCATGCACCAGCAGCACTGCACCATGCCTCAATATCCAGATGAGATTAGAAAATTAGGTCGTAGGATAGCTGGTCAACTACATGTTGTATGGGGATTAACGGGGCCAGCAGCTAAATTACACTATGTTATgaaaaatacacttttatttaaatcaaatcaaaaaattAAAGGATTATTAAGATGCGGGGGTGTGGGTGTCAGTATGGTCAGTGGTGTAAGTGTGCATAAGTGAatacatgctgtgtgtgtgtgtgtgtgtgtgtgttaaggtgCAGACAaagtattaaattaaaaaaaaaaaaactaaagcaaCACAACGAAACCAACGGATGAGAATAGGGAGCTGAAACTGCAGCAACCGCAAGGCAGGCGGAGAGAGATCAGTCACACAAGCCATAACTGCAGCGACGTAACGTTATACCACAAATCAAGTTACCGATAAACACGAGAATATTTGTGCAAAATCAGCTAGTAGCAATTAGCACCAAATATAAACCATAAATTGCTGAAGCTACAGACGCGTACATATGTCTTTATTGCAGTGCtaattaacgttagctggctAACACAGGGCCTCAGTGTTGGCGTTGGGAGGGTGACTGCGTTGATGTTTCATAATGCATCCCTTGCGGTAACATTAGCTTCTTGCTCTTCAATTCTGAGGTGCTACGTTTTGAATCACACCCCATACATCACGACTGGACGTTTTCATCGAGGTTATTAAGCTTTTCTATGTGTTGTAGAAGGCACAGGACaacgcaggaaaaaaaacagatcttATTGggagaacaaaacaaaatggcgGTGGGGACAGGCCCGGTGCATATTAACGTTAATATAACCGGTTGTGTAGCATAACTTGGCTCAAACAGCTAATATTAAAATAGACACTTGCAATATAGGCAAATTAATTttagttgttttaaaaaatatccATAGAAATAAACATCAGTTTTAACTAACGTCAGTGTATCGCAGACTGACAGTGTGTTAGCTCAAAGCTGCACAGTAACGTGTATCCGCTAACATTAATAGTTAGCTACGCACAGAGGATCGGTGGCAaacaattatatatttaaacaaCAAGCTAACTTAGTAGCCAGTTTCACCAGAAAATGTAGCTATATATGTAACGGTATGGCTATTCACAAAACGATTACTCTACCATTTGATATGACAAACGCTAGCTAACCACTTAGCCAAGCTAGCTAGGCAATAAGTCAACAACCAACTGTGcctttccaaaaaaaaataaagccttCCCCTTCACAAAACATCCTCTCGGGTAAGTTAACTCGATGTCCAACGACAATGGTCATTATTTCTAATCAGTATAATGTAACTAATCGGTGTTTGCATACGAAATGCAACATGTCCCAGCCACTGACCTGGTCTTGTTCCGACTTGTCTCGAGGTTGTATCGCAGAATgaggttagctaacgttatgctaTCTCGTAGCTTTCTAGCAAGTGACCCAGCTAGCGTAGCTAAGCAACGTTATCCTCCTGCATAGTCAAACACATAAGGTCTTTGCAGTAGATCGCATCAACTAACTATGAGTAGTAACGTTACTATATATAAAGAAGGTGTTCGGCTTACTTGCACTCGTTTTCTTTTAAttccaaaaataaatgaaaaggggAAAAGAAAATTGTAATACTGGACTCGATCCGTCACCTAAAGAGCCGTCAACGGCTACTGGGTAATTTCGTGAGATGGAAGCCGTTTGGGACCTCAACAGTGATTTtcaaagtggggtccggggGTCCCGAGGGGTCCGTGGAACTCTGCCAGGGGGTCGGTGAAAagtttcagattcattcattaatACGTTATCATGATGTCAacatttcaacgtttttttttacaaaaagcttAAAAAGCCCTATTCGCACGGGACTAGCATTAGGCCTACCTGGGGACCTCTGGTAATTCGTAATAATTGTGGAGGTCGTCTGATGTTAATCCAGTGTCAATCTGTCAAGTCTGTAATTTGTCATATTTCGCCAAACACAGAAGTTGTGTGATAATATTAATCCCGTGTGAATCAGCATCTCTGTGATTTGGGGCCGTATTGGCTGTGGTGGCAATTATAAATGAAAGTTTTGATAGAGCCATAACATATGAAAGGTAATAATGTCAGTGAATTAAAGTAAATACAGTGTTCTTTCACATAACATAACTAAGACTatagaagtgtaaaaaaaaaaaaaaaaaaaaaaaaagctacatcAAATTATTCCAAGGGATATACATAAGGGGGTATATTCTATACCTtataaggggtccttggctgaaAAAAAGATTGAGAACCTCTGCAGCtacagtaagaaaaaaaatgtgacccttattttatttttttaaacgcttTGAAATAAACGTTAATAGAATAATTCTCATTACCATATGGATTAAGTATGAAATTAAATATGTGTAGACTGTTCTCACTTAAAATTGTAATGTATCCGCTATCTTCACGTCCACTGTCATAATCCCATTATGAGGAATAAAAGACGAAAGATGCTTTGCAAACATCAACTTTATATTTGGGCAAGCAAAGAAAAGGAATGCAAAGGCAGCAGAGAGAAgtatcaaaacaaaaagagttTTAGTGTGATACCAAatgtgctgcaggaaattccgccagatgcatgtattttcaccAATGTCCGCTtcctttcgctttctttgtgttggaattttaaactccgtcgatttatgaggactattgttgactgctcctcagatctctgcagggtaaattgagacagatagctagactctgtccaatctgagcttTCTCTCGCACAACAACTTTACACCAGCTCGGCGCTTAgcttggctgcagggtgtccattaaAAAGTTATTTAGGACACCTAACATATTCTGGTGAAACTGATTAATGCGCTAcattaaatgaaaaagaaactCTGAACATGTTATTTCCAACACTGAGTGTGGAAATAACATTTGTTGCTGACCATTTTGCAGGGTCTGTGATGAGACAATCTGTGGATTTATGCAATATTTTGCTGCTTAGGAAGACAATTCTAAGATTTCTTTGACTAAATCATGAATGACACTGCAAATCAGCTCGGCTGTGCCCACAATTGTTagaaatcatttatttattttacagataGTACAAATTAGATAGATTTCCTGCATGAAAACAATGTACTGTAAACCTGTGCACAATGCTGGTAATACAGGGCATTCatgaattcacacacacacacacacacacacacacacacacacacacacacacacacacacacacacacacacacacagcatgtatTCATGGCACACTCGCATCCTAAAAAAGGCATTCATTAAAATTACAAACTCAAACCCATATAAGATTTGAAAGTAGGCTACTTCAGTATGGCATTATATTATCTGAGCAAATAGAAGTCATTTAACACAATCACCAAACATATCTGACAGTTTAGTGATAGAAGCCAGAGGTGTTTAAATCTATTTTGCATACCATATTTAAACCACATTACTTTATGGAAGAATgtgtaaaaatatgtaaaaattaGGTATTCAACTTCAAAACAGATATTTCCATGACAGTATGATTGGAAACTACTGTATTTGGTCTGAAAttgaattttcaacatttaacTGTCCCTTGTTTTGAGTATGAACAAGAAAACTCACAAAATATTGTGGCTGTGCAAATTTTTTGAGCAAAAACGAACACTTGGTAAAATATCCAAACACATAAAAATGGACAATAGACTTGCAACTTCATCAAGTGTGGGAATTTaagagaagaggaagataaAATAAGGAGAATATTTTTAGATCATCACAGGCCGAAAACTGCTGGACTTTCATGGTGCTGAGCCTCCCATTTTCAATATCTTAAAGTGagtttaaaaactattttcttttcttcctgaGAAAGTTGTGGGAGTATACAACAGCTTCCTGTTTCCCTTTCCCTCCAACATTTGAATCTGGGAGACAAACACAAGGGGAAATTAAAACAGGGGTCAAACTAACACTATAGAAATCAGTTTTCATGCATCGTACCTGTTGATGTTAATGACTTGATGCTCGTCTGCTTACCTCCCTCTCACATGCTCTACCGGCCACCAAACAGGTGGATCTTGGCAAACGAGACAGTCTCGTCATAGTCCTTGTGGCCCTTCTCATAGATGACAAAGATGTACTTCCGGTCCTCTGGAGAGTCGCTGTTCAGCGATGTGATGCTGGAGTAGCCGCTTGGACCGGCCCATATCTGCACAGCTTCTTGCACCCAAGAGTTGCCATCAGTCAGTGACCAGCGTAAGGTCAGGTTAACTCCTGAGGGGGCCGAGGCAACCAGTTAGTATGATGTACTGATGATACTGATCTTTTACAACACAGACCTTAGCAAAAGTTACAAGTTACTTTctatattaaagtgctcatattatgctcattttcaggttcataattgtatttagaggttttatcagaataggtttacatggtttaattttcaaaaaacaccatatttttgttgtactgcacattgctgcagctcctcttttcaccctgtgtgttgagctctctgttttagctacagagtgaggtaTCGCACTTCAATTCCAtgtttgttgggagtcgcacatgcacagtacctaggtaaggacttctagccagtcagaagcagagtatgagggcgtgccacgctagcagctaggcgagcattataacgtgtgttacaaagtgacgttcgtcatggaagtaaaggctggactacaatagagctgtttggagcagttggtgaacagtgttttctgttggagatggtaagtccctttggggtggactttgggctttttcactttgtaaacctataatgtgaacaaaaagatatataacacaataaaggtaagggaaaaagccaaaaagcataatatgagcactttaagattttacaaaaaaaaaagatttggttACAAAATATGATGCGTTGTTATAGATTACAGTACCCAACagcatataaaaaaaacttaaaattcaCATTAAccaattatataatatatatatgctaaTAATACATTCTGAGGAAGGGGTCATTCTATCCAACAAATACTTTTAATACATATTGCTGATAATACCACTGACCATCAGTGACAAAAGTTAGGAAGGAAGAAGAGTGGTTCTTACTGTGTTGCTCATTTGAGGGGTTGGTGAAGTAAAGCACTCCGTCTTTCTGCAGAGCTCCAGCTGCTACTGCAGGATCCACCAGCTCGTAGTCAAAGAACAGATCGTCTACGGGCAGGGACAATCCACCATCACGGCTGCGTACCACGATGCGACACCGACAGTGGTAGTTGTTCTGGTTCCGCACGTTGATGACTATGCTGCCGTCCATCATCTCAACCggctgcagaggagcagaaaaGGTTTGGCTTGACAGTATCGAATGCTCTCATGAGctattatttgattaattatgACACCTTGGTATCATTGCAGTTAAGGCATCACACAATGGTTAAGATAACTGCCAGTTGTTTTtataagtatacattttatagcTGCATTTGGTTTGGCCCCTAGAGGGCAGAAGAACACCACAACAAGCAGACCGATAATCTGCCCTAATAAGAGTTGTCACACATCCACCAGACACAATGCAacacattagcattcattaggAGTCATATATTCATCAAATTTAAGTGTGAAACTTTCTTTGCAGCTTTGCAATGTTTTTTCTCCTCCAACTCCAACTCTTTTAACTGTTAGAACTTTTATTTAACTAGTTGCTTACTTTGTCTGCTAATGGTGCTGGACAAGCagcatacagtggctttatcACATACATTAAtcctatttttttatatttacaaatGTCTGCCACTGGAAACTGGGTTGATAAGATCACTGTAAGAAGTTATAAGCACTTTTTGTTGTAATAAAGGTTCATCTTCATGAAGGCgaagaaggaaaaaaacgtTTTCTCCTGGTATTGCATTAAAATGCCACACATAGCACCGTTAACTAACCCTACAGTGAGCTGTCAAAGAAGATGTGATCCTGGCGTAATTCACAAATGGCAGCAAATGTACCTGGCACTCGTCAGGGTTGAAGTCCTGTGCTTGCTTCCTCTGGTTGTAAGGGATGCTTTTCAGCGCAGCGCCGTTGTACCAGTTACGTCCGTGGTCATCACTCAGGATGCAGAAAACTCCGTCTCCCTCCAATGTCCCATGACCACACACCACCAACCTCCCCTTAGCTGGGTTGTAGCGCTTCTGTAGTGCAAAGACATAAAAAATATGGAATATATACAACGCAAAACAATAAACAATGATGCAACCTTGATTCTAAAACACAAACGacacctaattttgaaaataagAGAAGCCTTTGTTGATTCCCAGAAGGTAAATTCAGGTG
The Sander lucioperca isolate FBNREF2018 chromosome 14, SLUC_FBN_1.2, whole genome shotgun sequence genome window above contains:
- the neu1 gene encoding sialidase-1, whose translation is MKTGSRLAALSLLLSAVLSLCVCTLSPEQIDPLLYEEQLLWVSGAQGQVSTYRIPLLTFTPKGSLLAFSEARKSTTSDVGAKFLAMRRSTDKGATWSPTTFIVDDGTKPDGLNLGSVVVDEEVGSVILVYSICFHLYQCHPSSTMMVESMDDGLSWSPPRNLSVQLGVKNFAPGPGFGIQKRYNPAKGRLVVCGHGTLEGDGVFCILSDDHGRNWYNGAALKSIPYNQRKQAQDFNPDECQPVEMMDGSIVINVRNQNNYHCRCRIVVRSRDGGLSLPVDDLFFDYELVDPAVAAGALQKDGVLYFTNPSNEQHRVNLTLRWSLTDGNSWVQEAVQIWAGPSGYSSITSLNSDSPEDRKYIFVIYEKGHKDYDETVSFAKIHLFGGR